In Leisingera methylohalidivorans DSM 14336, a single genomic region encodes these proteins:
- a CDS encoding thiazole synthase: MQFYGTDISSRLLLGTAQYPSPAILAEAVKSSGSGIITVSLRRESADGSGAGFWDGLRETGCRILPNTAGCHSVQEAVTTAHMARDLFGTPWIKLEVIGHSDTLQPDVFGLVEAARILSDEGFQVFPYTTEDLVVGERLLQAGCEVLMPWGAPIGSGQGLRNPDALRAMRAHFPQVPLIVDAGIGRPSDAAQAMELGMDAVLLNTAVAKAGDPARMAAAMAQAIEAGRAGYEADPMERRDMAVPSTPVLGLAEFA; the protein is encoded by the coding sequence ATGCAATTCTACGGAACAGATATCAGCTCCCGCCTGCTCCTGGGCACAGCGCAATACCCATCGCCTGCCATTCTGGCGGAGGCGGTGAAATCCAGCGGCTCCGGGATCATCACCGTCAGCTTGCGCCGGGAAAGCGCTGACGGCTCCGGCGCCGGCTTCTGGGACGGCCTGCGCGAGACCGGCTGCCGGATCCTGCCCAACACCGCAGGCTGCCATTCCGTGCAGGAGGCGGTGACCACCGCCCATATGGCGCGGGACCTGTTCGGAACGCCTTGGATCAAACTGGAGGTGATCGGCCATTCGGACACGCTGCAGCCGGATGTGTTCGGACTGGTCGAGGCGGCGCGGATCCTGAGCGATGAAGGCTTTCAGGTCTTTCCCTACACCACCGAAGATCTGGTGGTCGGCGAGCGGCTGCTGCAAGCGGGCTGCGAAGTCCTGATGCCATGGGGCGCGCCGATCGGCTCCGGCCAGGGATTGCGCAACCCCGATGCCCTGCGGGCGATGCGGGCGCATTTCCCTCAGGTGCCGCTGATTGTCGATGCCGGCATCGGGCGGCCTTCGGATGCTGCCCAGGCAATGGAGCTTGGCATGGATGCGGTGCTGCTGAATACCGCCGTCGCCAAAGCCGGCGACCCGGCCCGGATGGCTGCGGCGATGGCGCAGGCAATTGAGGCCGGGCGCGCGGGGTATGAGGCCGACCCGATGGAGCGGCGCGACATGGCGGTGCCCTCAACCCCCGTTCTCGGTTTGGCGGAGTTTGCATGA
- a CDS encoding thiamine phosphate synthase, with protein MDRFYLIASHVGRLELLVPHGAKLVQLRIKDEPETEVRRQIARARDFCAVHDAQLVVNDFWQAALDLNCNFVHLGQEDMDNADFAALRRKGVRFGLSTHDESELERALSFGPAYVALGPVYPTLLKKMKWDPQGLERVTRWKQMAGETPLVAIGGLTPERLPGVFAAGADSAAVVTDIQLADDPEARTREWVAACRA; from the coding sequence ATGGACCGTTTTTACCTGATCGCCAGCCACGTCGGCCGGCTGGAGCTGCTGGTGCCCCATGGGGCCAAGCTGGTGCAGCTGCGCATCAAGGATGAGCCTGAGACCGAAGTACGCCGCCAGATTGCGCGGGCGCGGGATTTCTGCGCAGTGCATGACGCCCAGCTGGTGGTGAATGACTTCTGGCAGGCGGCGCTGGATCTGAACTGCAACTTTGTCCACTTGGGGCAGGAAGACATGGACAATGCCGACTTTGCCGCGCTGCGCCGCAAAGGCGTGCGGTTTGGCTTGTCGACGCATGACGAAAGCGAGCTGGAGCGCGCCCTGTCCTTCGGACCTGCCTATGTGGCGCTGGGGCCGGTTTATCCGACGCTGCTGAAAAAGATGAAATGGGACCCGCAGGGGCTGGAGCGGGTGACGCGCTGGAAGCAGATGGCCGGGGAGACTCCTCTGGTCGCGATAGGCGGGCTGACGCCCGAGCGGCTGCCAGGGGTGTTTGCTGCAGGCGCCGACAGCGCGGCGGTAGTGACCGACATTCAGCTGGCTGATGACCCCGAGGCCCGCACCCGCGAATGGGTTGCGGCCTGCCGCGCATGA
- a CDS encoding HesA/MoeB/ThiF family protein, whose amino-acid sequence MSRYARQMILPDVGTEGQERLARAHVLVVGAGGLGCPVLLYLGGAGVGRITVMDGDTVEESNLHRQVLYTMGDLGRPKAAAARRHLLAGNPSLQVTAQVAPLDAANAAGMVAAADLVVDAADSFAVSYVLSDECRRQGKVLISASALGQSGYAGGFCGGGPSLRAVFPDLPARAATCATAGVMGPAVGMIGALQAQLALKSLLNHQPSPRGQLFIFRLEDLQVSSFRFDGADEPEGALPFVAASQITAADTVIELRDAAEAPGLPAPRARRIARADLLAAELPHKGRIVLCCRTGLRAWAAAADLKAAGYGNLALLAAGHSA is encoded by the coding sequence ATGAGCCGCTACGCGCGCCAGATGATCCTGCCAGATGTTGGCACTGAGGGTCAGGAACGGCTGGCCCGCGCGCATGTGCTGGTGGTCGGCGCCGGCGGGCTGGGCTGCCCTGTGCTGCTCTATCTGGGCGGCGCCGGGGTCGGCCGTATCACCGTGATGGACGGTGATACGGTGGAGGAGAGCAACCTGCACCGGCAGGTTCTTTATACCATGGGCGACCTTGGCCGGCCCAAGGCAGCGGCCGCGCGGCGGCACCTGCTGGCGGGTAATCCGTCGCTGCAGGTGACAGCGCAGGTTGCGCCTTTGGATGCAGCCAATGCTGCCGGGATGGTGGCGGCAGCTGATCTGGTGGTGGATGCAGCCGACAGCTTTGCGGTATCTTATGTCCTTTCGGATGAATGCCGCCGGCAGGGCAAGGTGCTGATCTCGGCCTCTGCCTTGGGGCAATCGGGGTATGCCGGGGGATTCTGCGGCGGCGGGCCGTCCCTGAGGGCGGTGTTCCCGGACCTGCCTGCGCGCGCAGCGACCTGTGCAACCGCGGGTGTCATGGGCCCGGCGGTCGGCATGATCGGCGCGCTGCAGGCGCAGCTGGCCCTGAAGTCCCTGCTGAATCATCAGCCGTCCCCGCGGGGACAGCTGTTTATTTTCCGGCTGGAGGACCTGCAGGTGAGCAGTTTCCGCTTTGACGGGGCCGATGAGCCGGAGGGCGCCCTGCCCTTTGTCGCGGCCTCGCAAATCACCGCGGCGGATACGGTGATCGAACTCCGCGATGCCGCCGAGGCGCCCGGCCTGCCCGCCCCCCGCGCCCGGCGGATTGCCCGGGCGGATCTGCTGGCGGCGGAACTGCCGCACAAGGGGCGGATCGTTCTGTGCTGCCGCACCGGCCTGCGCGCCTGGGCGGCGGCCGCGGACCTGAAGGCTGCGGGTTACGGCAACCTCGCCCTGCTGGCCGCAGGGCACAGCGCATGA